One genomic region from Sphingobacterium multivorum encodes:
- a CDS encoding mandelate racemase/muconate lactonizing enzyme family protein has protein sequence MKITEIEIYRLSIPMEPFVIATGTMDYAQNTFIRIYTDANVYGVGECSAFPMIVGETQDTCLILARDFAKIWKGRDPLAIEERLAELDLYIAGNKTIKSAFDMALHDLAAKHAGLPLYQFLKGAKREITTDITLGIASPEEMALKAKRLQSEGAVMLKVKLGKDPKTDIARIREIRKAVGFEMPIRVDANQGWSYEEALEALQGLEPYKIQFCEQPMRTWDDEYLPQLRAETIVPVMADESVYSHHDAERLCKADACDYINIKFSKSGGIQEALKINQIAKEYGITCMIGGMLESRLALAAKVHFAYAAPNVKFFDLDTCMVGHREDPVIGGIQYDGYKIHISDQIGIGADMEQTFLDQCEKWII, from the coding sequence ATGAAAATAACTGAAATTGAAATTTATCGACTAAGCATTCCTATGGAACCTTTTGTTATCGCAACAGGGACGATGGATTATGCGCAAAATACTTTTATACGTATATATACAGATGCTAATGTATATGGTGTGGGCGAATGTTCTGCCTTTCCGATGATCGTAGGAGAAACACAAGATACTTGTTTAATTCTGGCACGGGATTTTGCAAAGATTTGGAAGGGGCGCGATCCTTTGGCCATCGAAGAGCGTTTGGCAGAACTGGACTTATATATCGCCGGTAACAAGACGATCAAATCAGCTTTTGATATGGCCTTGCATGATCTGGCGGCCAAACATGCTGGTCTGCCACTTTATCAATTTCTAAAGGGAGCGAAGCGAGAGATTACGACAGATATCACCTTGGGAATTGCATCTCCAGAAGAGATGGCGTTGAAAGCAAAACGTTTACAGAGCGAAGGTGCGGTCATGTTGAAAGTTAAGTTGGGAAAGGATCCAAAAACAGATATTGCGCGTATACGTGAAATACGTAAGGCTGTTGGATTCGAAATGCCTATTCGTGTTGATGCAAACCAAGGCTGGTCTTATGAGGAGGCATTAGAAGCATTACAGGGGTTGGAACCTTATAAGATACAATTTTGCGAGCAACCGATGCGTACATGGGACGACGAATATTTACCGCAATTGCGTGCAGAAACAATTGTTCCCGTGATGGCGGATGAATCCGTTTATTCTCACCATGACGCAGAGCGTCTCTGCAAAGCGGATGCTTGCGATTATATCAATATTAAATTCTCGAAATCAGGAGGCATACAGGAAGCTTTGAAAATTAATCAGATCGCAAAGGAATATGGTATTACTTGTATGATTGGTGGCATGTTGGAATCTCGCTTGGCTTTGGCTGCTAAAGTACATTTCGCTTATGCCGCACCGAATGTCAAGTTTTTTGATCTGGACACTTGTATGGTTGGCCATCGGGAGGACCCTGTTATTGGGGGGATTCAATATGACGGATACAAAATACATATCTCAGACCAAATTGGAATCGGAGCAGATATGGAACAGACATTTTTAGATCAATGCGAGAAATGGATCATTTAA
- a CDS encoding outer membrane beta-barrel family protein codes for MEAGFQANRSQRQSHGHYQKGEKEYALADDDSLENTVKQTEYLEAVYTDFQLKLAQWEIKLGVCAEYTQFQTKIDYINQNVHGRNQIFNLFPTVFGIYRMAKNMDQAVQLGYGRRISRPNYQDLNPSIFFFDPSTSYQGNAQLSAQLSDNMDLKYGHGQKWNIGISLINHHNYISMVHQLSAQNYMQTYQNIADVKSSAISMNMGGKAIAKNMMLYSFGQLQYIHYKNFPTALNDLLIDRGIWSFQTNLMMQLKLPYQLTVNWTNSYRTNVLYAQTVIKPLYEMHLAANKQFSNAFSLALTARDLFHSRVLKREILGQGFNIYSKTVVDSRTIGLNFNYTFGLYKKQKIKQTSIEGEVSRL; via the coding sequence ATGGAGGCAGGTTTTCAGGCGAATCGTTCTCAACGTCAATCGCATGGGCATTATCAAAAAGGAGAAAAAGAGTACGCACTGGCCGACGATGATAGCCTAGAAAATACGGTTAAACAAACCGAATACCTGGAAGCTGTTTATACGGATTTTCAGCTAAAACTTGCGCAATGGGAGATTAAATTAGGTGTATGTGCTGAATACACACAATTTCAGACGAAAATTGACTACATAAATCAAAATGTACATGGAAGAAATCAAATATTCAATCTATTCCCGACTGTATTTGGAATTTATCGAATGGCTAAAAATATGGATCAAGCGGTACAGCTAGGGTATGGACGAAGAATATCAAGACCTAATTATCAAGATTTAAACCCTTCGATTTTCTTTTTCGATCCAAGCACAAGCTATCAGGGGAATGCGCAGCTTTCCGCTCAATTGTCAGATAATATGGATCTTAAATATGGTCATGGTCAAAAATGGAATATTGGGATTTCTTTGATCAATCACCACAATTATATCTCCATGGTCCATCAGCTTAGTGCGCAAAATTATATGCAAACCTATCAGAATATTGCCGATGTTAAGAGTTCTGCTATCTCGATGAATATGGGAGGAAAAGCCATTGCTAAAAATATGATGCTTTATAGTTTCGGTCAGCTTCAATATATACATTATAAAAATTTCCCAACAGCGTTGAATGATCTTCTGATCGATCGGGGAATTTGGTCCTTTCAGACTAATTTAATGATGCAGTTAAAGTTACCTTATCAGCTGACTGTAAATTGGACAAACTCATACAGGACTAATGTGCTTTATGCGCAGACCGTTATAAAACCTTTATATGAAATGCATCTGGCGGCCAACAAGCAATTTTCGAATGCGTTCAGTCTTGCGCTGACAGCACGAGATCTGTTCCATAGCCGGGTTTTGAAACGAGAGATTTTGGGACAGGGATTCAACATTTATTCTAAAACAGTGGTTGATTCAAGAACTATTGGCCTAAATTTTAACTATACATTTGGCCTTTACAAAAAGCAAAAGATCAAACAGACGTCGATTGAAGGAGAAGTGTCACGTTTATAA
- a CDS encoding deoxyhypusine synthase family protein — MSTQKGPISQFIEHNYRHFNAAALVDAAKGYEEHLLDGGKMLISLGGAMSTAELGVSLAEMIRQDKVHFISCTGANLEEDVMNLVAHSHYKRIPNYRDLTAEQERELLDNHYNRVTDTCIPEEEAFRRLQKHLEDVWHAAEAKGERYLPHEFLYQVVNSGVLEQYYEIDPKDSWIVAAAEKNLPIVCPGWEDSTTGNIFASNVIKGKLKASTVKSGIEYMIYLTEWYRNNSAGKGVGFFQIAGGISGDFPICVVPMMYQDLEWEEVPFWAYFCQISDSTTSYGSYSGAVPNEKITWGKLDIDTPKFIVESDATIVAPLIFSYILGH; from the coding sequence ATGAGTACTCAAAAAGGACCTATTTCTCAATTTATTGAGCATAATTACCGTCACTTTAACGCAGCTGCATTAGTAGACGCTGCAAAAGGTTACGAGGAGCATCTGTTGGATGGTGGAAAAATGTTGATCTCTTTGGGAGGTGCAATGTCTACTGCCGAATTGGGTGTTTCTTTAGCAGAAATGATCCGTCAAGATAAAGTACACTTTATTTCTTGTACTGGTGCCAATTTGGAAGAGGACGTGATGAACCTTGTCGCACACTCACACTACAAAAGAATTCCGAATTATAGAGATTTGACAGCTGAGCAAGAAAGAGAGCTATTGGATAATCACTATAATCGTGTTACAGATACTTGTATTCCAGAAGAGGAAGCTTTTCGTCGTTTGCAGAAACATCTTGAAGATGTTTGGCATGCTGCTGAGGCTAAAGGTGAGCGTTACTTACCACATGAGTTTCTTTATCAGGTTGTTAACTCTGGTGTGTTGGAGCAATATTATGAAATCGACCCAAAAGATTCTTGGATTGTTGCTGCTGCTGAGAAAAATTTACCAATTGTATGTCCGGGATGGGAAGATTCAACGACGGGTAATATCTTCGCTTCCAATGTGATCAAAGGTAAATTGAAAGCGAGTACGGTTAAATCTGGTATTGAGTACATGATTTACTTGACAGAGTGGTACCGTAACAACTCCGCAGGTAAAGGTGTTGGATTTTTCCAAATCGCAGGTGGTATTTCTGGTGACTTCCCAATTTGTGTTGTTCCGATGATGTATCAAGATCTTGAATGGGAAGAAGTACCTTTTTGGGCTTATTTCTGTCAGATCTCTGATTCAACAACTTCGTATGGTTCTTACTCAGGCGCTGTTCCAAACGAGAAAATCACTTGGGGTAAATTAGATATTGATACACCTAAATTTATCGTAGAATCTGACGCGACGATCGTTGCGCCATTAATTTTCTCGTATATCTTAGGTCATTAA
- a CDS encoding non-canonical purine NTP diphosphatase, protein MLELVFATNNAHKLEEVQAIVGNAFIIKSLNDIDCQDDIPETGVTFEENAQQKTDYLVNKYGLYCFGDDSGLEIDALNGEPGVYSARYSGSRDMEKNIDLVLQKLGDNPNRIARFKTVISLYLNEQQHFFEGSIEGKIIEERRGIDGFGYDPIFIPNGYDRTFAEMTAAEKNSISHRAIAVGKLATYLKTK, encoded by the coding sequence ATGCTAGAACTTGTATTTGCAACCAATAATGCCCATAAGCTGGAAGAAGTCCAAGCGATCGTAGGAAATGCTTTTATCATTAAGAGTTTAAACGATATTGACTGTCAGGATGATATTCCAGAAACAGGAGTAACCTTTGAGGAAAATGCACAACAGAAAACAGACTATTTGGTTAATAAGTATGGTCTTTATTGTTTTGGTGATGACTCAGGTTTAGAGATAGACGCATTGAATGGCGAACCGGGAGTCTATTCAGCACGTTATTCGGGATCAAGGGATATGGAAAAGAATATTGATCTTGTCCTACAAAAATTAGGCGATAACCCCAATCGTATAGCGCGATTCAAAACAGTTATTTCATTGTATTTGAATGAGCAGCAGCACTTTTTTGAAGGCAGTATCGAGGGGAAAATTATTGAAGAACGTAGAGGTATTGATGGCTTTGGTTATGATCCCATTTTTATTCCGAATGGCTATGATAGGACGTTTGCAGAAATGACAGCGGCAGAAAAAAATAGCATTAGCCATCGAGCGATTGCTGTTGGTAAACTTGCTACATATTTAAAAACGAAATAG
- a CDS encoding OstA-like protein: MKQYIYTLIVFILTGLSVQAQKQDELKLLSSSHIITGKDGNILFYRPVYEHVGSTLSSDSGYLHKDNIGRQFFEAFGNVIITQPDGTQIFSNKLHYEAAMQLATLTGAVRMVSTSGSVLTTDHLVYNMRSKIGNYYSGGRILSGSDTITSQRATYFENTGESYFNQKVVVRSTNVKVYTDSMKYNGNTRITDFYGPTNIKGNKGENLYTEKGRYHMATGQAYFSKNNLYTEGTKFLKGDSLFYDRQVGIGKAVKNVVFVDTLDKFYAYGGFGLYNGRNESITMTDKPLIISVVKKDSTQQDSASSLSPAQQKSEKELKKEAKEVRKIVKEQHQDELKPKKGTSEVVLEEKENPGKNIKDNKNQPLKSDSQVDSVFMTADTLFSQMIFRRDYVARDFKLNREGGAIEDDNEVDYGDKDSTSLQIDSTGTSKTAADGLQKSIDSLHKKDTGKPVIEKGIKKAQDSLTNKKPNVPKKTTAIVGDQNKIEIEKNLKADSVLRKKAIIPKGGESDKLMGAALKNAQQGKRDSLAQDTAKTRIIKAYYNARLFKSDLQAVADSMYYGMQDSMFRLMGKPMMWAENSQISGDTIFLQVKNQKLDNSLLVGNAFMVNATSDSLKFNQIKGRKITSFFTNNRMERLFVDGNAENIFYNIDEKTNVTTELIHDRSSRFKILMEDNKLKEYVSIRKVDGKVYPIAEVTADKEFLPNFTWRPEDRPKSKNDLLNRKRDLSKTSFTVPATPESEESGTMKSIKKGDKTATPKKGADKKAGANETPEKENEVDAANNKTSAVTQMAKPSETTDKVNAKKTNVKTATDKLAAKSDSTSRKSTIIPAQDSIQTKVKAK; encoded by the coding sequence GTGAAACAATACATTTATACGCTTATTGTATTTATTTTAACTGGCTTGTCGGTACAAGCTCAGAAACAGGATGAACTAAAGCTTCTTTCTTCATCCCATATTATTACTGGGAAAGACGGCAATATTTTGTTTTACCGTCCAGTCTATGAACACGTGGGTTCCACACTATCATCAGATAGTGGCTATTTACATAAAGACAACATTGGCCGACAATTTTTTGAAGCTTTTGGGAATGTAATCATCACGCAGCCCGACGGTACACAGATATTTTCCAATAAATTACATTACGAAGCAGCAATGCAGCTCGCTACGCTTACGGGAGCAGTTCGCATGGTCAGTACCAGCGGGTCTGTACTGACAACCGATCATCTTGTCTATAATATGCGAAGTAAAATCGGCAATTATTACAGCGGCGGGCGCATTCTATCAGGAAGCGATACAATTACCAGCCAGCGCGCTACCTATTTCGAAAATACAGGAGAATCCTATTTCAACCAAAAAGTTGTAGTCCGGTCAACCAATGTAAAAGTCTACACAGATTCCATGAAATATAATGGTAATACGCGCATTACCGATTTCTACGGTCCCACAAATATCAAAGGAAATAAAGGGGAAAACCTATATACTGAAAAAGGCCGATACCATATGGCAACGGGTCAGGCTTATTTCTCTAAGAACAACCTCTATACAGAAGGGACAAAGTTTCTTAAGGGAGACAGCCTTTTCTACGATAGACAAGTAGGCATCGGTAAAGCCGTAAAAAATGTGGTCTTCGTTGACACCCTGGACAAATTTTATGCCTATGGGGGATTTGGTCTGTACAATGGCAGGAACGAATCCATTACAATGACAGACAAACCCCTGATCATTTCAGTTGTCAAAAAAGATTCAACACAACAAGATTCTGCATCTTCTTTGTCTCCTGCCCAACAAAAATCGGAGAAAGAGCTAAAAAAAGAAGCTAAAGAAGTGAGGAAGATTGTAAAAGAACAACACCAAGATGAGCTCAAACCAAAGAAAGGCACATCGGAAGTTGTGCTGGAAGAAAAGGAAAATCCGGGTAAAAACATTAAAGACAACAAAAATCAACCGCTCAAGTCTGATTCACAGGTAGATTCTGTTTTTATGACAGCCGACACCCTCTTCTCGCAAATGATATTTCGCAGAGATTATGTTGCAAGAGATTTTAAACTGAATCGCGAAGGTGGGGCTATTGAGGATGATAACGAGGTCGATTATGGCGATAAAGATTCAACCTCATTACAGATTGACTCTACAGGCACTTCAAAAACCGCAGCGGACGGTCTTCAAAAAAGCATCGATAGCTTGCATAAAAAGGATACTGGCAAACCGGTTATTGAAAAGGGTATAAAGAAAGCACAAGATAGCCTGACAAATAAGAAGCCGAATGTGCCAAAGAAAACAACAGCTATTGTCGGTGACCAAAACAAGATAGAAATTGAAAAAAACCTCAAGGCTGATAGTGTATTGCGTAAAAAAGCGATCATCCCAAAAGGTGGTGAATCCGATAAACTGATGGGAGCAGCGTTAAAAAATGCCCAACAGGGTAAACGGGATTCCCTCGCCCAGGATACAGCTAAAACACGGATTATAAAGGCCTACTATAATGCCCGATTATTTAAATCAGACCTGCAAGCTGTAGCAGATTCTATGTATTATGGCATGCAAGACTCCATGTTCAGACTGATGGGAAAACCAATGATGTGGGCCGAAAACTCACAAATCTCCGGAGACACCATATTCCTACAGGTTAAGAATCAGAAATTGGACAATTCGCTACTCGTCGGTAACGCTTTCATGGTAAACGCAACAAGCGACTCCTTGAAATTTAACCAGATTAAAGGTCGTAAAATTACCAGCTTTTTCACCAATAACCGCATGGAACGCCTATTTGTCGATGGCAACGCAGAAAATATCTTCTACAATATTGATGAAAAGACCAACGTAACCACGGAACTTATCCATGATCGAAGCAGTCGTTTCAAGATCTTGATGGAAGATAATAAGTTGAAGGAATATGTTTCCATTCGGAAGGTAGATGGAAAAGTCTATCCTATTGCTGAAGTCACTGCCGACAAGGAGTTTCTTCCGAATTTCACCTGGCGTCCCGAAGACAGACCTAAATCGAAAAATGATTTATTGAATCGCAAAAGGGATCTATCAAAAACATCCTTTACTGTACCAGCTACACCGGAAAGTGAAGAATCAGGAACAATGAAATCTATCAAAAAAGGCGATAAAACCGCTACCCCGAAAAAAGGGGCCGACAAGAAAGCCGGTGCTAACGAAACGCCCGAGAAAGAAAATGAGGTGGACGCTGCAAACAATAAGACAAGCGCTGTCACCCAAATGGCTAAGCCATCCGAAACAACAGATAAAGTTAACGCTAAAAAAACAAATGTAAAGACCGCAACCGACAAGCTAGCTGCGAAGTCCGACTCGACAAGTCGTAAGTCAACGATAATACCTGCTCAAGATAGTATTCAAACAAAAGTAAAAGCTAAATAA